In Mycobacterium sp. Aquia_216, a genomic segment contains:
- a CDS encoding ferredoxin, with the protein MASDPAVRTDNRLDEMPMMPVACRSCGARVLVRKSTWSQTSVQWNADATDRCTERAEARKVSAHASRGVFLVCSALRESILDAVRHGELAIVDD; encoded by the coding sequence ATGGCGTCCGATCCGGCCGTCCGGACCGACAATCGGCTCGACGAAATGCCGATGATGCCCGTGGCATGTCGCAGCTGCGGCGCACGAGTGCTGGTCCGCAAGAGCACCTGGAGCCAAACCAGCGTGCAGTGGAACGCCGACGCGACGGACCGATGCACCGAGCGCGCCGAAGCCCGGAAGGTGTCGGCGCACGCCAGCCGCGGTGTGTTCCTGGTGTGTTCGGCGCTGCGCGAGTCGATTCTCGACGCGGTGCGGCACGGGGAGCTGGCCATCGTCGACGATTAG